From Chitinivibrionia bacterium, one genomic window encodes:
- a CDS encoding methyl-accepting chemotaxis protein, with protein MFNKLKLSAKITALATVLLVIAGIIGIVASVNMISAGNTSGVVARQTAPSIGISAPMAEMGARIVLNLERFALGSDPAVAELVMSRLTQMDSLFKEADKLLITANLPNLETFMSQNRARVAPLRDSIGHLFALGARQSDVQRRFAELAAQGVNEVIAIRAAIVNDQENGTPSSTQADRNAAVSLLAGSLQARVDVNIFAQSTDTVGGAAMIARFRTLNRYFDTLINSPTLAQNYRARYSAARPKFDQFINLVQEFINTQGQRCDVRARITNEVNTLECAIGTLVELTLERIQTETSDAATALHLSTVATIILLIVAVILGIILCILITRSIVMPITHAIEGLSEGSNQVTTAADEISGSSQGMASGASEQAANLEEISASLNQVSSMTQNTAQNAASADHMVQSSLQKSQEGGEAMKRLKDAVVDIENSSNETAKILKDIDDIAFQTNLLALNAAVEAARAGEAGKGFAVVAEEVRNLAQRSAESAKKTAALIETSQHNSKKGVSLAEDANVVISEISESSQNIASIIAEIKTAAEEQAKGVQQVNKAVSSLDQVTQSNASASEELAAASEELNGQALSMNDLVGDLIGIVEGEDAKNRRMQNQRLGVNKRVAVAKPVGKIGYNAPAAAKKTATKAETMIPFTDDNFGGY; from the coding sequence ATGTTTAATAAACTAAAACTGAGCGCTAAGATTACAGCGCTTGCAACCGTGTTGTTGGTGATTGCCGGTATTATCGGTATTGTAGCGTCTGTGAATATGATTAGCGCGGGAAATACGTCCGGCGTAGTTGCGAGACAAACCGCACCGAGTATCGGAATTTCAGCTCCGATGGCGGAGATGGGCGCAAGAATTGTGCTTAATCTCGAAAGGTTTGCGCTTGGTTCAGACCCTGCCGTTGCCGAATTGGTTATGTCTCGTCTTACGCAAATGGATTCATTGTTCAAAGAAGCGGATAAATTGTTGATAACGGCAAATTTACCTAATCTCGAAACTTTTATGTCGCAAAACAGAGCGCGCGTGGCGCCGCTTCGCGATTCCATCGGGCATTTGTTTGCGCTCGGAGCAAGGCAATCGGATGTGCAACGTCGATTTGCCGAATTGGCGGCTCAAGGCGTTAACGAGGTTATAGCTATAAGAGCCGCCATAGTTAACGACCAAGAAAACGGAACGCCGTCTTCGACGCAAGCAGACCGCAATGCCGCGGTGTCTCTTTTGGCGGGCTCGCTTCAGGCGCGTGTGGACGTAAACATTTTTGCGCAATCGACGGATACTGTCGGCGGAGCGGCAATGATAGCGAGGTTCAGAACGCTTAACAGATATTTTGACACGTTGATTAACTCGCCGACGCTTGCGCAAAATTACAGAGCAAGATACTCTGCCGCTCGTCCCAAATTTGACCAATTCATTAATCTTGTGCAGGAATTTATCAACACTCAGGGACAACGTTGCGACGTCAGAGCGAGAATTACCAACGAAGTAAACACGCTCGAATGCGCTATAGGCACTCTTGTAGAATTAACGCTCGAGCGTATTCAAACAGAGACCTCGGACGCGGCTACGGCTTTGCATTTGAGCACGGTAGCAACTATTATCCTTCTTATTGTCGCTGTAATTCTGGGTATAATATTGTGTATCCTTATAACAAGAAGCATAGTTATGCCTATAACGCACGCAATCGAAGGACTTTCGGAAGGAAGTAATCAGGTTACGACTGCGGCGGACGAAATTTCGGGCTCTTCGCAGGGGATGGCTTCGGGCGCGAGCGAGCAGGCGGCAAATCTGGAAGAAATTTCGGCTTCGCTTAACCAAGTGTCTTCTATGACTCAAAATACCGCTCAAAATGCGGCGAGCGCAGACCACATGGTACAATCAAGCCTGCAAAAATCGCAGGAAGGCGGAGAAGCAATGAAACGCCTCAAAGACGCGGTTGTAGATATTGAAAATTCAAGCAACGAAACAGCGAAAATTCTTAAAGACATAGACGATATTGCGTTCCAGACCAATCTTCTTGCGCTTAACGCGGCGGTAGAAGCGGCTCGCGCAGGTGAAGCTGGTAAGGGTTTTGCAGTTGTTGCGGAAGAAGTGCGAAATCTTGCTCAAAGAAGCGCCGAAAGCGCAAAAAAGACTGCGGCTCTCATAGAAACATCACAGCATAATTCCAAAAAAGGCGTTTCGTTGGCTGAAGACGCTAACGTCGTTATCAGTGAAATTTCCGAATCCTCGCAAAATATTGCCAGCATAATAGCCGAAATTAAAACAGCGGCGGAGGAACAAGCAAAAGGCGTTCAGCAAGTTAATAAAGCGGTAAGCAGTTTGGATCAGGTTACGCAATCCAATGCAAGCGCGTCCGAAGAATTGGCGGCGGCTTCAGAAGAATTGAACGGTCAAGCGCTGTCAATGAACGATTTGGTTGGCGACCTTATAGGCATTGTAGAAGGCGAAGACGCTAAAAACAGAAGAATGCAAAATCAAAGACTTGGCGTAAACAAACGCGTTGCCGTTGCAAAACCCGTAGGAAAAATCGGATACAACGCGCCTGCGGCGGCGAAAAAGACTGCCACAAAAGCGGAAACAATGATTCCGTTTACCGACGATAATTTCGGCGGATACTGA